A part of Candidatus Methylomirabilota bacterium genomic DNA contains:
- the rplW gene encoding 50S ribosomal protein L23, translating to MREPHQIVRRPVVTEKGTALKEHNKYLFEVDRRANKVQIRQAVEALFNVKVAAVHTVAMRGRVKRLGRFVGRTSDWKKAIVTLSEGHSIELFEGV from the coding sequence ATGAGGGAGCCGCACCAGATCGTCCGTCGACCTGTTGTGACCGAGAAGGGGACGGCCCTGAAAGAGCATAACAAGTACCTCTTTGAGGTGGATCGGCGGGCCAACAAGGTCCAGATCAGACAGGCGGTGGAGGCCCTCTTTAACGTAAAGGTTGCCGCCGTCCATACCGTGGCCATGCGAGGGAGAGTGAAACGCCTCGGGCGATTTGTGGGACGCACCTCAGATTGGAAGAAAGCCATTGTAACCCTCAGCGAGGGGCACAGCATCGAGCTCTTTGAAGGCGTTTAG
- the rpsS gene encoding 30S ribosomal protein S19, translating to MGRSLKKGPYIDPKLLKKIEDMNRTRDHRVIKTWSRRSTITPEFVGHTLAVHNGKKFIPIYVTENMVGHKLGEFSPTRTFRAHSGRTAKTTALK from the coding sequence ATGGGGCGATCGTTAAAGAAGGGACCGTACATCGATCCCAAGCTGCTGAAAAAGATTGAAGACATGAATCGGACGCGGGACCACCGTGTCATCAAGACCTGGTCCCGCCGATCGACTATCACCCCGGAGTTCGTGGGCCATACGCTGGCGGTGCATAACGGGAAGAAGTTCATTCCAATCTATGTGACCGAGAACATGGTAGGCCACAAGCTGGGTGAGTTCTCCCCCACCCGGACCTTCCGAGCACACAGCGGGCGCACGGCCAAGACGACCGCCTTAAAGTGA
- the rpsG gene encoding 30S ribosomal protein S7: MPRRRVAEKREILPDPVYHNRLVAKFVNCMMWGGKKSLSEQIFYRSMGIIEGRMKTDPLAVFRQAVDNVRPVLEVKSRRVGGATYQVPVEVRAERRVSLAFRWLLTYTRQRSEKTMEERLAAELIEAANNRGAAVKKKEDTHRMAEANKAFAHYRW, from the coding sequence ATGCCCAGGCGACGTGTCGCGGAAAAGCGAGAGATCCTGCCCGATCCGGTGTATCACAACCGGCTGGTTGCGAAGTTTGTCAACTGTATGATGTGGGGAGGGAAGAAATCGCTGTCGGAGCAAATTTTCTACCGGTCCATGGGGATCATTGAGGGGAGAATGAAGACAGACCCCTTGGCGGTCTTTCGGCAAGCGGTGGATAATGTGAGACCGGTCCTGGAGGTCAAGTCCCGAAGGGTAGGGGGAGCAACCTACCAGGTTCCGGTGGAGGTCCGTGCGGAGCGTCGGGTTTCGTTAGCCTTCCGCTGGCTTCTCACGTATACTCGACAGCGGTCGGAGAAGACGATGGAGGAACGGTTGGCTGCTGAGTTGATCGAGGCGGCCAACAATCGAGGGGCGGCAGTCAAGAAAAAGGAAGACACGCATCGGATGGCGGAGGCCAACAAGGCCTTTGCGCACTACCGGTGGTAA
- the rpsQ gene encoding 30S ribosomal protein S17, which yields MMQQRSRRKVFTGTVVSDRMQKTVVVSVERSFRHPKYNKLLRRRTKLKAHDEEQKCRVGDKVRIMETRPLSRDKRWRIIEVVQKAV from the coding sequence ATGATGCAGCAGCGCAGCCGGCGGAAGGTGTTCACGGGGACCGTGGTCAGCGACCGGATGCAGAAAACGGTGGTGGTGTCTGTTGAGCGGTCTTTCCGGCACCCCAAGTATAACAAGCTGTTGCGCCGTCGGACCAAGCTGAAGGCCCACGACGAAGAGCAGAAATGCCGGGTTGGGGACAAGGTCAGGATCATGGAGACCCGTCCCCTGAGCCGAGACAAACGATGGCGTATCATCGAGGTCGTCCAAAAGGCCGTATGA
- the rpsL gene encoding 30S ribosomal protein S12, which yields MPTINQLVRKGREPIRKKEKAPALQGSPQKRGVCIRVYTSTPKKPNSALRKVARVRLTNGIEVTTYIPGIGHNLQEHSIVLIRGGRVKDLPGVRYHVIRGTQDTAGVQDRRQGRSLYGAKRPKSS from the coding sequence GTGCCGACGATTAACCAGCTAGTTCGCAAGGGACGAGAGCCGATACGGAAGAAGGAAAAGGCCCCCGCCCTCCAGGGCTCGCCTCAGAAACGGGGGGTCTGCATCCGTGTCTACACGAGTACCCCCAAGAAGCCGAACTCGGCCCTCCGAAAGGTGGCTCGGGTACGCTTGACCAATGGGATTGAGGTAACCACTTACATTCCGGGGATTGGACATAACCTGCAGGAACACTCCATCGTTCTGATCCGCGGAGGACGGGTGAAAGACCTACCTGGCGTCCGGTATCATGTGATCCGTGGGACCCAGGACACCGCCGGGGTCCAGGATCGCCGGCAAGGGCGGTCCCTTTACGGGGCAAAAAGGCCCAAGTCGAGTTGA
- the rplC gene encoding 50S ribosomal protein L3, whose product MGIGLLGRKVGMTQIFDQGGRAVPVTVVEAGPCTVVQKKGLEKDGYEAVQLGYLPEKPKRVRKPMSGHFGKGKVPPLRHLQEMRLHSAAEYQVGQTLTVGLFAEGEEVVVTGTSKGRGFQGGVKRWGYRGGAKSHGSMFHRAVGSIGASSYPSRVFKGHHMPGRMGGERVTIRGLHVVRRDSDRNLLLIRGALPGPQGGLLTVRKTGKAALGSEPTTPPERTAGSKA is encoded by the coding sequence ATGGGTATTGGATTGCTCGGTAGGAAAGTAGGGATGACCCAGATCTTTGATCAAGGGGGACGGGCCGTTCCCGTCACCGTGGTGGAGGCCGGCCCCTGTACCGTCGTCCAAAAGAAGGGTCTGGAAAAGGATGGCTACGAGGCGGTCCAGCTCGGCTACCTTCCGGAAAAGCCAAAGCGCGTCCGCAAACCGATGAGCGGTCACTTCGGTAAAGGCAAGGTACCCCCCTTGCGGCATCTTCAGGAGATGCGACTTCATTCGGCAGCCGAGTATCAGGTGGGCCAGACCCTGACGGTCGGCCTCTTTGCAGAAGGGGAAGAGGTCGTGGTGACCGGGACGTCGAAGGGGCGGGGTTTCCAGGGCGGCGTGAAACGCTGGGGCTACCGGGGTGGCGCGAAGAGTCACGGATCCATGTTCCACAGGGCGGTGGGGTCGATCGGTGCTTCTTCCTATCCCTCGCGAGTGTTTAAGGGCCACCATATGCCCGGGCGCATGGGGGGAGAGCGGGTGACGATCCGGGGACTCCATGTGGTCCGGCGGGATTCTGATCGAAACCTCCTGCTAATTCGTGGAGCGCTCCCCGGACCTCAGGGCGGTCTACTTACTGTTCGCAAGACGGGCAAGGCGGCCCTTGGCAGCGAACCGACGACGCCCCCGGAGAGAACTGCCGGGTCGAAAGCATAA
- the rpmC gene encoding 50S ribosomal protein L29, translating to MKVRDLREMTTEELHQKRGDVREDLFRLRMRKAVAQLENPIRLRQLRRDVARIETLLRERERGQDRGPEESG from the coding sequence ATGAAAGTCAGGGATCTCCGGGAGATGACCACTGAGGAACTCCACCAAAAGCGGGGTGATGTCAGAGAGGATCTCTTCCGTCTGAGGATGCGGAAGGCCGTGGCGCAGTTGGAGAATCCCATACGCCTTCGCCAGCTCCGACGAGATGTTGCTCGGATCGAGACCCTCCTGCGAGAGCGGGAACGGGGCCAGGACCGGGGTCCCGAGGAGTCGGGGTAG
- the rplD gene encoding 50S ribosomal protein L4 translates to MTRVLDVVNPQNEKVDEVVLSEAVFGVPVKGHLLHEAVRWQRARQRRGTASTKGRSEVSGGGRKPWRQKGTGRARAGSNRSPLWRHGGISHGPKPRDWSFRFPKALRRDALRTALSTKIAAREVRILEDLTMDRPSTKTFQSLLKGLGITGKVLVVTSQREEAVEKSARNLPRVKVLLAQGVNVSDVLNADAILFTREALVKVEEALTP, encoded by the coding sequence ATGACTCGGGTTCTTGACGTGGTAAACCCACAAAACGAGAAGGTGGACGAGGTCGTCCTGTCTGAGGCCGTGTTTGGAGTTCCGGTCAAAGGGCACCTCCTTCACGAGGCCGTCCGGTGGCAGCGGGCAAGACAGCGGCGGGGAACTGCCTCGACGAAAGGGCGTTCCGAGGTCTCGGGAGGTGGGAGGAAGCCATGGCGTCAGAAGGGGACCGGTCGAGCGCGAGCGGGGAGCAACCGTTCACCCCTGTGGCGACACGGGGGTATCAGCCATGGCCCGAAACCAAGGGATTGGAGTTTTCGCTTCCCGAAGGCACTCAGACGGGACGCCCTGCGCACCGCTCTCTCCACCAAGATCGCGGCGCGAGAGGTTCGGATCCTAGAAGACTTAACCATGGATCGGCCTAGTACGAAGACCTTCCAGAGTCTGCTAAAGGGTCTCGGCATTACCGGCAAGGTATTGGTGGTGACTTCTCAGAGGGAGGAGGCAGTGGAGAAGTCTGCCCGGAACCTCCCGCGGGTCAAGGTTCTCCTTGCCCAGGGAGTGAACGTCTCCGATGTGTTGAACGCTGACGCTATCCTGTTCACCCGCGAGGCGCTCGTCAAGGTCGAGGAGGCCCTGACTCCATGA
- the rpsC gene encoding 30S ribosomal protein S3 codes for MGQKVHPEGFRLGYIKTWKSRWFATRAYADQLHEDLKIRRHLKERLYHAGVSRIEFERKANQLRIIVRAARPGIIIGRKGSEVDKIRQELAAMTDKELQLDITEVRKAETNAQLVAEATAAQLERRVAFRRAMKRAVQSAIRLGAQGVKIMVSGRLGGAEIARTEWYREGRVPLHTLRADIDYGFAEARTSYGRIGVKTWIFHGEVIPEAVAEGERPTVPDVREERQRRRRKGVAEK; via the coding sequence ATGGGACAAAAAGTCCATCCCGAGGGATTTCGATTGGGGTACATCAAGACCTGGAAATCGCGGTGGTTCGCGACCAGGGCGTATGCAGATCAGCTCCACGAAGACCTCAAGATCCGTCGGCACCTCAAGGAGAGACTGTACCACGCCGGCGTCTCCCGCATCGAGTTTGAGCGCAAAGCAAATCAGCTCCGCATCATCGTTCGAGCCGCGCGCCCCGGCATCATCATCGGCAGAAAAGGTTCCGAGGTCGACAAGATTCGCCAAGAGCTTGCGGCCATGACCGATAAGGAGCTTCAACTCGACATCACCGAAGTCCGGAAGGCGGAGACCAACGCGCAGTTGGTAGCGGAGGCCACGGCGGCCCAGCTGGAGAGGCGGGTGGCCTTCCGTCGAGCCATGAAAAGGGCGGTCCAGTCCGCCATCCGGTTGGGGGCGCAGGGGGTGAAGATCATGGTCTCGGGGCGGCTGGGGGGGGCGGAGATTGCCCGGACCGAATGGTACCGGGAGGGGCGGGTTCCCCTCCATACCCTTCGGGCCGACATCGATTACGGCTTTGCCGAGGCGAGGACGAGCTATGGAAGGATTGGAGTCAAGACATGGATCTTTCACGGGGAGGTCATACCCGAGGCCGTGGCGGAAGGGGAAAGGCCCACGGTCCCAGACGTCCGTGAGGAGAGGCAGCGGCGCCGAAGAAAGGGTGTCGCTGAGAAGTAG
- the rpsJ gene encoding 30S ribosomal protein S10 produces MEAERIRIRLKAYDHRILDQSAKEIVSTAERTGAGVSGPIPLPTKISRYTVLRSPHVDKKSREQFEIRIHVRLLDILRPTPQTVDALMRLDLPAGVDVEIKL; encoded by the coding sequence ATGGAAGCGGAACGGATTCGGATACGGCTGAAGGCTTACGACCACCGGATTTTGGATCAGTCCGCGAAGGAGATCGTAAGCACGGCCGAGCGAACAGGGGCAGGGGTTTCGGGACCTATTCCCCTTCCGACGAAGATCAGCCGGTACACGGTCCTCCGCTCCCCGCACGTGGATAAGAAGTCGCGGGAACAGTTTGAGATCCGCATTCATGTCCGCCTTTTGGATATCCTGCGGCCCACGCCTCAGACGGTGGATGCCCTCATGCGGTTGGACTTGCCGGCGGGGGTTGATGTTGAAATCAAACTCTAG
- the rplP gene encoding 50S ribosomal protein L16, protein MLMPKRTKYRKQQRGRTKGKAKGGTALAFGEYGLKALEPAWVTNRQIEAARRSITRYVKRGGKLWIRIFPDKPLTAKPAETRMGKGKGAVEGWVAVVKPGRILYEMKGVSEAEAREALRLAAHKLPIATKFVTRSKGTLGE, encoded by the coding sequence ATGTTGATGCCCAAGCGGACCAAGTATCGGAAACAGCAGCGAGGGCGGACAAAAGGGAAAGCGAAAGGGGGCACCGCGCTTGCCTTTGGTGAGTACGGCCTGAAGGCCCTGGAGCCAGCCTGGGTGACCAACCGCCAGATTGAGGCAGCCCGGCGGTCCATTACCAGGTATGTGAAAAGAGGCGGCAAGTTGTGGATTCGGATCTTCCCAGACAAACCGCTCACGGCCAAGCCGGCGGAGACTCGGATGGGAAAGGGGAAGGGTGCAGTGGAGGGCTGGGTTGCGGTCGTGAAGCCAGGTCGGATTCTTTACGAGATGAAGGGGGTTAGTGAAGCCGAGGCTCGGGAGGCGCTGCGTCTGGCGGCTCACAAGTTACCTATTGCCACGAAGTTCGTCACGCGGTCCAAGGGGACACTGGGCGAATGA
- the rplV gene encoding 50S ribosomal protein L22: METRAVLKFVRVPPRKARLVVDLIRGQDVGQALTIVRYTPKRAARIVEKLLRSAMANAQHNHGVRDVERLFVKAATVDEGPRGKRWVPRAMGRATPIQKRTSHITIVLEERPAS; this comes from the coding sequence ATGGAGACGCGGGCGGTCCTCAAATTTGTGAGAGTGCCACCCCGGAAGGCTCGACTGGTCGTCGATCTCATCCGGGGTCAGGATGTGGGGCAGGCCCTGACCATTGTCCGCTATACCCCGAAGCGGGCGGCCCGAATCGTCGAGAAGCTGTTGAGGTCCGCCATGGCCAATGCGCAACATAACCATGGCGTGCGGGATGTGGAGCGCCTGTTTGTAAAGGCCGCCACGGTTGACGAGGGCCCTCGGGGGAAGCGGTGGGTACCCAGGGCGATGGGAAGGGCAACTCCGATACAAAAACGGACCAGTCATATTACCATTGTGCTAGAGGAACGTCCGGCTTCATAG
- the rplB gene encoding 50S ribosomal protein L2, whose amino-acid sequence MGIKNYKPTSSGRRFQSVATFDELTRKRPVKGLVASLRRRGGRNDQGRMTVRHQGGGHKRRYRLVDFRRDKVGIPAKVASVEYDPNRSARIALLHYADGEKRYILAPGGLEVGAQVMSGPQAEISVGNALPLRVIPLGSVVHNIELSQGKGGQLCRSAGASAQLMAREENRALLKLPSGEVRKVHVDCLATLGQVGNIEHENVTLGKAGRARWLGIRPSVRGVAMNPHDHPLGGGEGKSAGGRHPCTPWGKPTKGYKTRQKRKWSDREIVTRRTRRKRK is encoded by the coding sequence ATGGGAATTAAAAATTACAAGCCGACTTCATCCGGCCGTCGATTCCAGTCGGTGGCCACATTTGATGAGCTCACGAGGAAGCGGCCAGTCAAGGGTCTCGTGGCTTCCCTCCGCAGGAGGGGTGGGCGCAATGACCAGGGCCGGATGACGGTACGCCACCAGGGGGGAGGGCATAAGCGAAGGTACCGTCTTGTCGATTTCAGGCGAGATAAGGTTGGTATTCCGGCGAAGGTCGCCAGCGTCGAGTACGACCCGAATCGCTCAGCGCGAATTGCTCTTTTGCATTACGCGGATGGTGAGAAGCGTTACATCTTGGCTCCCGGTGGACTCGAGGTCGGCGCGCAGGTCATGTCCGGCCCCCAAGCTGAGATCAGCGTGGGGAATGCCCTGCCGCTCAGGGTCATTCCACTCGGGTCGGTGGTTCACAATATCGAGCTTTCGCAGGGCAAAGGGGGACAACTCTGTCGGAGCGCGGGAGCCTCGGCGCAACTGATGGCGAGGGAGGAAAATCGAGCCCTCCTCAAGCTCCCGTCGGGGGAGGTCCGGAAGGTTCACGTGGATTGCCTAGCCACCCTCGGCCAGGTGGGCAACATCGAGCACGAGAATGTCACCTTGGGTAAGGCGGGGCGCGCTCGTTGGCTCGGCATCCGGCCATCGGTGCGGGGGGTGGCGATGAACCCGCACGATCACCCGTTAGGAGGGGGTGAGGGCAAGAGTGCAGGGGGCCGACATCCATGCACCCCTTGGGGAAAGCCGACCAAGGGCTACAAAACACGCCAGAAGAGAAAATGGTCTGACCGCGAGATTGTCACTCGGCGTACTCGCCGTAAGCGGAAGTGA
- the fusA gene encoding elongation factor G codes for MTVKVAKDRIRNIGIMAHIDAGKTTTTERVLYYTGRTHRMGEVDSGSAEMDWMEQEKERGITITSASTTCFWRDYQINIIDTPGHVDFTVEVERSLRVLDGAVMIFDAVAGVEPQSETVWRQADKYHVPRVAFVNKMDRVGADFFMSVGSIAERLGAHPVPMQLPLGQEASYAGVIDLIRMQAIVWEEESLGAEFQMREIPSECTDQALQYREKLLEAVAEQDESLLRKYVEGREISEQEIRAAIRKATLALKITPVICGASFRNKGVQPLLDAVVDYLPSPVDLPPVTGVNPKTGEEEKRSPVDEEPLAALAFKLVADPYVGQLCYFRVYSGTMESGTSVYNPTRRVRERIGRLLRMHANKREEVKSVQAGNIAAAVGLKSAKTGDTLCNEGHQILLEAIEFPTPVLSVAIEPKTKEGAERLSLALQALANEDPTFQTRGDEETGQTIISGMGELHLEIIVDRLLREFKVEANVGRPQVAYRETITRPVEVEKKFVRQTGGRGQYAHVYLHVEPQQAGSGFRFEKKIVGGAIPREFIPAVEKGVREAAESGMLAGYPVVDITVTLTDGSYHEVDSSDLAFKIAGSMAFKDAVKQGHPILLEPVVQVDVVVPEEFLGEVIRDLNSRRGRVVGIETRPAARVVRAEVPLATMFGYATDMRSATQGRATYTMQFARYEPLPGSLAEEIMGRVAS; via the coding sequence GTGACGGTTAAGGTAGCCAAGGATCGCATTCGAAATATCGGGATTATGGCCCACATCGATGCGGGGAAGACGACCACCACCGAACGCGTCCTTTACTATACCGGGAGGACGCACCGAATGGGCGAGGTGGATAGCGGATCCGCAGAGATGGATTGGATGGAGCAGGAGAAAGAGCGAGGGATCACTATCACGTCCGCCTCCACCACCTGCTTCTGGCGCGATTATCAAATCAATATTATCGATACCCCAGGGCACGTCGACTTCACTGTAGAGGTCGAGCGGTCGCTCCGGGTCCTGGACGGGGCTGTGATGATCTTCGATGCGGTTGCTGGGGTGGAACCGCAGTCAGAGACGGTCTGGCGGCAGGCGGACAAGTATCACGTGCCTCGCGTCGCGTTCGTCAACAAAATGGACCGGGTTGGGGCTGACTTCTTCATGTCGGTGGGGTCCATCGCCGAGCGGCTCGGGGCGCATCCAGTGCCGATGCAGCTCCCACTAGGACAGGAGGCGAGCTATGCTGGCGTCATCGATTTGATCCGGATGCAAGCCATCGTCTGGGAGGAGGAGTCCTTAGGGGCCGAGTTTCAGATGAGAGAGATTCCTTCGGAGTGTACGGATCAGGCCCTGCAGTACCGCGAAAAGCTCCTGGAGGCGGTCGCGGAACAGGACGAGTCCTTGCTTCGCAAGTATGTCGAGGGGCGGGAGATCTCGGAACAGGAAATTCGGGCGGCGATCCGTAAGGCAACATTGGCCCTGAAAATCACACCGGTCATCTGTGGGGCCTCTTTCAGAAATAAGGGAGTTCAACCCTTGCTGGACGCGGTTGTGGATTATCTACCCTCGCCCGTGGATCTCCCTCCGGTCACCGGGGTGAATCCCAAGACGGGTGAGGAAGAGAAACGATCGCCGGTCGATGAGGAACCACTGGCCGCTTTGGCCTTCAAGCTCGTGGCTGACCCCTACGTCGGTCAGCTCTGTTATTTTCGGGTGTATTCCGGAACCATGGAGTCCGGCACCTCCGTCTATAATCCCACCAGGCGGGTTCGAGAACGGATCGGCCGCCTCCTCCGAATGCACGCCAACAAGCGCGAAGAGGTGAAGAGCGTTCAGGCGGGGAACATCGCCGCTGCCGTCGGCCTGAAAAGTGCCAAGACGGGTGATACCCTGTGCAATGAAGGTCACCAGATCTTGCTTGAGGCCATTGAGTTTCCGACGCCGGTCCTTTCGGTGGCCATCGAGCCCAAGACCAAAGAGGGGGCCGAAAGACTTTCCCTCGCACTTCAGGCCTTGGCCAATGAGGATCCCACGTTCCAGACCCGGGGGGACGAGGAGACCGGCCAGACCATCATTTCTGGCATGGGAGAACTTCACCTCGAGATCATCGTGGATCGCCTCCTCCGGGAGTTCAAGGTGGAAGCCAACGTCGGGCGGCCTCAGGTGGCTTACCGCGAGACCATCACGCGTCCAGTCGAGGTGGAAAAGAAGTTCGTCCGGCAGACCGGAGGCCGGGGGCAGTACGCCCATGTCTACCTTCACGTGGAGCCCCAGCAGGCTGGGAGTGGCTTTCGGTTTGAGAAGAAGATTGTGGGAGGGGCGATCCCCCGGGAGTTCATCCCGGCAGTAGAGAAGGGGGTCCGGGAGGCAGCCGAGAGCGGGATGCTGGCCGGCTATCCGGTGGTCGACATCACGGTGACGCTGACCGACGGATCCTACCATGAGGTAGACTCCTCCGATCTGGCGTTCAAGATTGCCGGCTCCATGGCTTTCAAGGACGCGGTAAAGCAGGGCCACCCGATCCTCCTCGAGCCGGTGGTGCAGGTGGACGTTGTGGTGCCGGAGGAGTTTCTCGGCGAGGTGATCAGGGATTTGAACTCTCGGCGGGGTCGGGTTGTGGGGATCGAGACGCGGCCGGCGGCTCGGGTTGTGCGGGCGGAGGTTCCCCTGGCTACCATGTTTGGTTACGCAACCGATATGAGGTCGGCAACCCAGGGCCGGGCAACCTACACCATGCAGTTCGCTCGCTACGAGCCGCTCCCTGGAAGTCTTGCCGAGGAGATCATGGGGCGGGTGGCCAGTTGA